A region from the Chloroflexota bacterium genome encodes:
- a CDS encoding GPW/gp25 family protein — translation MPDDHLASDLSVYRAYLGGERERGSPDLRAVPGHRVPPDQKPERDLAEVAGVDNLRQALVNRLLTRRGELADVGHPEYGSRLYELIGRPNSATQRNLAKLYVLEALAQEPRVDQEEMQVDVQSDPRDRNRVLIEIRVRPVGEDSPVALQVPFSFAGE, via the coding sequence ATGCCAGATGATCATCTCGCATCCGATCTAAGCGTCTACCGCGCCTACCTCGGCGGTGAACGGGAGCGCGGCAGCCCGGATCTGCGCGCCGTGCCCGGCCACCGCGTCCCGCCCGATCAAAAACCGGAGCGCGATCTGGCCGAGGTCGCCGGTGTGGACAACCTGCGTCAGGCCCTGGTAAACCGCCTGCTCACCCGGCGCGGCGAGCTAGCCGACGTCGGCCACCCCGAGTACGGGAGCCGCCTGTACGAGCTGATCGGCCGCCCCAACTCGGCGACCCAGCGCAACCTGGCCAAACTGTACGTGCTGGAGGCGTTGGCTCAGGAGCCGCGGGTGGATCAGGAGGAGATGCAGGTCGATGTCCAGTCCGACCCCCGCGATCGCAACCGGGTGCTCATCGAGATCCGGGTGCGCCCGGTAGGAGAGGACTCGCCCGTGGCGCTACAGGTTCCTTTCAGCTTCGCCGGGGAATGA